One window of Gloeothece citriformis PCC 7424 genomic DNA carries:
- a CDS encoding B12-binding domain-containing radical SAM protein, producing the protein MTINPMSYDSGKDRYIPQTKKRVLCIFPKYSRSFGTFHHAYPLMRGVKAFMPPQGILVVAAYLPQQWEVRFIDENIAEAKIKDYRWADVVIVSGMHIQRPQINKINDLAHRENKLTVVGGPSVSACPEYYPDFDIIQIGELGDGTDQMIEYIDRYCQRPEKQICFETKDRLPLAQFPIPAYHLINLEQYFIGSVQFSSGCPYQCEFCDIPALYGRNPRLKTPEQVLRELDAMMASGNPGAVYFVDDNFVGNRRALSELLPHLIEWQKRNGYPVQFACEATLNLAQSPAILEMMREAYFGTVFCGIETPEPEALQAISKQQNLSMPILEAIKILNSYGLEVVSGIIIGFDTDTLETGNRILEFIRLSNIPVLTINLLYALPKTPLWERLKQEGRLNFDETRESNIEFLMPYEEVLGMWRNCIATAYDPDFLYERFVYNIKYTYPNRIKVPNSPARTSGSNIRKGLTILINLLIRVGLFSHYRQTFWKMALPALKSGDIESLLGVGLVSHHLIKFAAECTQGHESASFYSQKVPTLQLADS; encoded by the coding sequence ATGACCATCAATCCAATGAGCTATGATAGTGGGAAAGATCGCTACATTCCCCAGACTAAAAAACGAGTTTTATGTATCTTCCCTAAATATAGTCGTTCTTTTGGAACGTTTCATCATGCCTATCCTTTGATGAGAGGGGTAAAAGCGTTTATGCCTCCTCAAGGGATTTTAGTGGTTGCCGCTTATCTCCCACAGCAGTGGGAAGTGCGTTTTATCGATGAAAATATTGCTGAAGCTAAAATAAAAGATTATCGTTGGGCCGATGTGGTCATCGTCAGTGGAATGCACATTCAACGCCCCCAAATTAATAAAATTAATGACCTCGCCCATCGAGAAAATAAATTAACCGTTGTCGGAGGCCCTTCGGTTTCGGCCTGTCCAGAATATTATCCTGATTTTGATATCATTCAAATTGGGGAATTAGGGGATGGAACAGATCAGATGATCGAATATATCGATCGCTATTGTCAACGCCCCGAAAAACAAATCTGCTTTGAAACGAAAGACCGATTACCCCTAGCTCAATTTCCTATTCCTGCCTATCATTTAATCAACCTAGAGCAATATTTTATCGGTAGCGTTCAATTTTCCAGTGGATGTCCTTATCAATGTGAATTTTGTGATATTCCTGCCTTATATGGACGTAACCCCCGATTAAAAACCCCAGAACAGGTTTTAAGGGAACTCGATGCCATGATGGCCTCCGGCAATCCAGGGGCAGTGTATTTTGTCGATGATAACTTTGTCGGGAATCGTCGCGCCCTTAGCGAATTACTCCCCCATCTGATTGAGTGGCAAAAACGCAATGGTTATCCGGTTCAATTTGCCTGTGAAGCGACTTTAAATTTAGCCCAAAGTCCGGCTATATTGGAGATGATGCGAGAGGCGTATTTTGGGACGGTGTTTTGTGGGATAGAAACCCCAGAACCGGAAGCGTTACAGGCTATCTCTAAACAGCAAAACCTCAGTATGCCCATCTTAGAGGCGATAAAAATTTTAAATAGCTACGGATTAGAAGTGGTTTCCGGGATTATTATTGGCTTTGATACGGATACTTTAGAGACGGGGAATCGAATTTTAGAGTTTATTCGGCTGTCGAATATTCCCGTATTAACCATTAATTTACTCTATGCGTTACCGAAAACTCCTCTATGGGAACGGTTAAAACAAGAAGGACGCTTAAACTTTGACGAGACGAGAGAATCTAATATCGAGTTTTTAATGCCTTATGAGGAAGTTTTGGGGATGTGGCGCAATTGTATCGCTACTGCCTACGACCCTGACTTTCTCTATGAACGATTTGTTTATAATATTAAATATACTTACCCTAATCGGATTAAAGTTCCTAATAGTCCTGCCCGGACTTCTGGGTCAAACATTCGCAAAGGGTTAACGATACTCATTAATCTACTCATCCGAGTGGGACTATTTAGCCACTACCGTCAAACCTTCTGGAAAATGGCCTTACCCGCCCTTAAATCAGGCGATATAGAATCTCTCCTCGGTGTGGGGTTAGTCAGTCATCATTTAATTAAATTTGCAGCCGAATGTACCCAAGGTCATGAGTCAGCCTCGTTTTACTCTCAGAAAGTGCCCACTCTTCAGTTAGCAGATTCTTAA
- a CDS encoding alpha/beta fold hydrolase encodes MSFLPPEAKNLSESSSITLAQQIQSQPIVTPLSSQPIVTTYVQQGKGETPILLLHGFDSSVFEFRRLLPLLAEKQETWAVDLLGFGFTERLSGLSFSPEAIKTHLYYFWKTLIEQPVILVGASMGGATAIDFALTYPETVTKLILIDSAGVVKPPAIGKFMFPPLDTFSTAFLSNAWVRQNISRTAYYDKSFASVDAQLCAALHLKCQGWNQALISFTKSGGYGSFVAQLAQLIQPTLILWGENDQILGTQDAKLFSTLIPNSQLIWLKNCGHVPHLECPQLTAQYILDF; translated from the coding sequence ATGTCTTTTCTGCCACCGGAAGCTAAAAACTTAAGCGAATCATCCTCAATTACTCTAGCTCAACAGATTCAATCTCAGCCAATTGTTACCCCTCTATCTTCTCAACCTATTGTCACGACTTATGTTCAACAGGGTAAGGGAGAAACCCCTATTCTGTTGCTTCATGGATTTGATAGTTCAGTTTTTGAATTTCGTCGTCTTTTGCCCCTTTTAGCCGAAAAACAGGAAACTTGGGCGGTTGATTTATTAGGGTTTGGCTTTACAGAGCGCTTATCTGGATTGTCTTTTTCTCCTGAAGCGATTAAAACCCATCTCTACTATTTCTGGAAAACTTTAATTGAGCAACCGGTGATTTTAGTGGGTGCTTCTATGGGAGGAGCAACCGCCATTGATTTTGCCCTCACTTATCCTGAAACGGTGACTAAATTGATACTCATTGATAGTGCTGGTGTGGTCAAACCTCCGGCTATTGGTAAATTTATGTTTCCTCCTTTGGATACTTTTTCTACCGCTTTTTTGAGTAATGCTTGGGTACGGCAAAATATTAGTCGGACGGCTTATTATGATAAAAGTTTTGCTAGTGTTGATGCTCAACTTTGCGCCGCGCTACACTTAAAGTGTCAAGGTTGGAATCAAGCCTTGATTTCTTTTACTAAAAGTGGGGGTTATGGTTCTTTTGTGGCACAACTTGCCCAACTTATTCAGCCTACTTTAATTTTATGGGGTGAAAATGACCAAATTTTAGGAACTCAAGATGCCAAATTATTTTCTACTTTAATACCGAATAGTCAGTTAATTTGGCTGAAAAATTGTGGTCATGTTCCTCATTTGGAATGTCCTCAACTAACTGCTCAGTATATTCTTGATTTTTAA